In Deltaproteobacteria bacterium, one genomic interval encodes:
- a CDS encoding Hpt domain-containing protein: protein MEISREDILREFEVEAEEHLDGMEQSLIALDRDRCNEDLQRSLFRSAHTLKGAAACVGFTAMTQYAHALEDLLEQLWQQTIPVTDELISHLLKAVDEWRVMVPAAMSGTDELSGTQVSILGILSRFATDNQVAEPTAKQIVPTPIVNTSSETNNTSYVYTNRRRTLRVSVNELDRLVNLTGEIAIARSRISNLLINEMQSLENIRDAHLESERLYLELQEQVMRLRMVPVGQTFRQHIRTVRDVAVTRGKQAQLIIKGEDVEVDMAVLESLRDPLTHLVRNAVDHGIETPAIRYEKNKNVVGTIQLRAHYESGSVEIIISDDGAGLDHNRILVKARKQGLIAEDAKPSDDEILHYIFAPGFSTAAEVTEISGRGIGLDIVERNIESLHGVISI, encoded by the coding sequence ATGGAAATAAGTCGCGAAGATATTCTTAGAGAATTTGAAGTTGAAGCTGAAGAGCATCTTGATGGTATGGAGCAATCTCTTATCGCTCTCGATCGTGATCGCTGTAACGAGGATTTGCAGCGATCATTATTTCGCAGCGCTCATACATTAAAGGGAGCAGCGGCCTGTGTTGGTTTTACTGCAATGACACAGTATGCCCATGCTTTAGAAGATTTATTAGAACAACTATGGCAACAAACCATTCCTGTTACTGATGAACTCATCTCACATTTATTGAAAGCTGTTGATGAATGGCGCGTGATGGTGCCAGCCGCGATGAGCGGTACTGACGAATTGTCTGGTACTCAAGTTAGTATTTTAGGAATACTTTCGCGTTTTGCGACGGATAATCAAGTTGCTGAACCAACAGCTAAACAAATAGTGCCTACACCAATTGTAAACACAAGCTCTGAAACTAATAATACGTCATATGTTTATACTAATCGGCGACGCACTTTACGCGTCTCAGTTAACGAACTTGATAGACTTGTAAATTTAACAGGTGAAATTGCAATCGCACGAAGCCGTATCAGCAATTTGCTTATCAACGAGATGCAATCACTTGAAAATATTCGTGACGCGCATCTTGAATCAGAACGCCTATACCTTGAATTACAAGAACAAGTGATGAGACTTCGGATGGTTCCCGTAGGTCAAACTTTTAGACAACATATACGCACAGTACGTGATGTTGCGGTTACGCGAGGTAAACAGGCGCAATTGATAATTAAAGGTGAAGATGTTGAAGTTGATATGGCAGTCCTTGAATCTTTACGCGATCCCTTAACTCATCTTGTACGTAACGCCGTTGATCATGGCATCGAAACACCAGCTATCCGTTATGAAAAAAATAAAAATGTTGTTGGCACAATTCAATTGCGCGCACATTATGAATCTGGGAGTGTTGAGATAATTATAAGTGATGATGGTGCAGGACTTGACCATAACCGCATTCTCGTAAAAGCGCGTAAACAAGGTTTGATTGCTGAGGATGCTAAACCTAGCGATGATGAAATATTACATTATATTTTCGCCCCCGGTTTTTCTACGGCAGCAGAAGTAACTGAGATTTCTGGTAGGGGTATAGGATTAGATATTGTCGAGAGAAATATCGAATCGCTTCATGGTGTAATATCGATTA